Proteins from a single region of Orcinus orca chromosome 20, mOrcOrc1.1, whole genome shotgun sequence:
- the LOC117198239 gene encoding ubiquitin-like protein ATG12: MAEEPESSLQLPPSIAAEGEGPTEVSPETATPEPPSSAAVSPGTEEPAGDTRKKIDILLKAVGDTPIMKTKKWAVERTRTIQGLIDFIKKFLKLVASEQLFIYVNQSFAPSPDQEVGTLYECFGSDGKLVLHYCKSQAWG; the protein is encoded by the coding sequence ATGGCTGAGGAACCGGAGTCTTCGCTGCAGCTTCCTCCCTCAATTGCTGCTGAAGGTGAAGGACCCACGGAGGTCTCCCCAGAAACAGCCACTCCGGAGCCCCCTTCTTCCGCTGCAGTCTCTCCGGGAACAGAAGAACCTGCCGGTGACACCAGGAAGAAAATTGACATCCTGCTAAAGGCTGTGGGAGACACTCctataatgaaaacaaagaaatgggCTGTAGAGCGAACCCGAACCATCCAAGGACTCATTGACTTCATCAAAAAGTTCCTTAAACTGGTGGCTTCAGAACAGTTGTTTATTTATGTGAATCAGTCCTTTGCCCCCTCCCCAGACCAGGAAGTTGGAACCCTCTATGAATGTTTTGGCAGTGATGGTAAACTGGTCCTGCATTACTGCAAATCTCAGGCATGGGGATGA